A window of uncultured Fusobacterium sp. genomic DNA:
ATAAAAATATAACTTATACTTTATTAATTAATATAATATTAATTTAAAATATTTTATCATAGAAAGTATAAATTTACAGAAAAAATCTCACACTCTCGGAAAAAACTAATCGCCACCCTGGCGATTAGTTTTATTTTCCTTTTTTATAAATATCTCCACTACTTCCTATATCCAAAACAATAACTACAATTCTATCTTGATGAACTTCAAATAAAGCTCTATTACTTCCAATTCTTAATCTATAGGTATAGTCATTAGAACAATGGTATTTTTTAATATCATATTTTTTACATTCTCATTACTTTCAGTCAATTCTTTAAAAGCCTTATAGAACTTTAAGCTTTCTATTTTATTAGATATTAAAAATTTTTCAGCACTTTTTTTGTATAGAACCTTATAATTGTAGTAACTCATCTAAAGAAATCTCCCTACCTTCATCAGTATCATTTTCTAACTTTTTCATTAATTCATCAATTTCTTCTTGTTCTTTACTATCTATATATTCACAGTTATTAGCTAAGAATTGGGCTAAATCTTGTTTTTCAGCTTCTTTTATATAATTAAGAGTTGCAGTTCTCATCACTTCAGAGAACGATTTTCCTATTTTTTTCAAATGATAAAGTAATATTTTTTCTTAAAGTAATTCCCATAACATACCTCCTCATATATAATGTATGTTATACATATAGTGTATAACAAAAAAGAGAGGAGGTAAATAAAAAATTTACTTTTATTATTCTATCAATAAGTATATTTTTTGATTGAGTAAATTAAGATACAGTTTTATTAGCTTAATTTGCTCTTTTTTTTACAAAAAACTCAATCAAAATTATAAAAATATTTTTTATACTTTTTGATTGATATTATAGTAATATTTTTTTTTATATGGTATAATATAATCATAAAAAATAGAAAGGAGAGGTTTTATGTTAAATCAAAAAAAGTTAGGACTTGGAGTTGAAGATTTTAAAGAGATAATTACTTCTGATTATTACTATATAGATAAGACTAAATTTGTAGAAGATATTCTTCTTGATGGAGCTAAGATAAAATTATTTTGTAGACCAAGAAGATTTGGAAAGACTCTTAATATGTCTACACTTAAATATTTCTTTGATATAGAAAATAAAGATGAGAATAGAAAGTTATTTAATGGTTTGTACATAGAAAACTCTCCTATGATGTGTGAACAAGGAAAATATCCTGTAATCTTTATTACTATGAAAGGAATAGACTCTTCTAATTGGAATGGAGCTATAAAAAATATAAGAGATAAAATTTTTAAATTATATAGTGAATATGATGGAAAAATTAATCATATATTAACTGATAACGAAAATAAAGTATTTAATAAATTTGCTGGTAAAGAAAGTGATGAAGAGGAACTAAAAACTTCCCTATCTTTTTTAACATCATTGTTATATAGATACCATAATCAAAAGGTTATTATTCTTATGGATGAATACGATTCTCCTATAATATCAGCCTATGAAAATGGATATTATAATGAAGCAGTTAATTTTTTCAAAGGTTTTTATGGAGATGTACTTAAAACTAATGAATATTTACATATGGGAGTTTTAACTGGTATAGTTAGAGTTGCTCAAGCAGGGATATTCTCTGACTTAAATAATATAGAAAACTATACTATCCTTAACAGGAAATATTCTCAATATTTTGGACTACTTGAAGATGAAGTAGAAAAAGCTCTCCAAGATTATGATATTAGTTATAAACTTGAAGAAGTTAAGTCTTGGTATAATGGATATAGATTTGGAGATTCAGAGGTATATAATCCATTAAGTATATTAAAATTTTTAAGTAATCAAGAGCTAGGAGCTTATTGGATAAATACTTCAGGAAATGCTGTAATAAAAGAGTTACTTAAGAACTCTGATAAAATGGTATTTGATACATTAAATAACTTGTTTAATGGAAAAGAAACTGTGGTATATATAAGTCAAAGCATAGCTTTAGGCAATAATCTATCTCCAGATGATTTATGGGAATTATTACTATTTTCAGGATATTTAACAGTAAGAGAAAAGATAGATATGAACACATACTTTGTGGGAATACCTAATAATGAAATTATGACATTCTTTAAAAATCTATTTGTAGATATTATCTTTAATGGACTTGGAACTATTAGTAGATTAAAAGTGGCACTTTTAACTAAAAATTTAGAGGAAATAATAAGTTGTCTTGAAAATCTTGTGTTAAATGCAATGAGTACATATGACACAGATAAGAGATATGAAAATCCTTATCAAAATCTTTTAGCAGGATTTTTGCATGGTCTTGAAGGAACTTATTTTTCAATTCCTAATTTTGAAAGTGGGTATGGAAGGCCAGATATAATATTAAAACCAGTAGCTAAAAATAAACCAGCATATATTTTAGAACTAAAAAGATTGAAAGATAGATCAGTAGAAAAAGAGTTAGATGAAGCTTTAAATCAAATAAAACTAAATAGATATGATACTCTTTTAAAAAGAGAGGGAATAAATGATATAACCAACATAGCTTTAGTTTTTGATGGAAAAAGAGTATATCATAAAATAGAAAAATAATTAAAGAGAGAGAAATCTCTCTTTTATATTATAAAGTTAGGAAGGAAGTTGCATGAGAAAATATTTATATATACGTGTTTCTACTAAGGAACAAAATGAAGATAGACAATTAGCTTTAAAAAATAAATATAATTTAAGAAATTCTGATGTATTTATAGACAAAGCAACAGGAAAAAATTTTGATAGACCAGCATATCAAAGTTTAAAGGAAGAATTGCAAAAGGGAGATACTTTAATTATAATGAGTTTGGATAGACTAGGAAGAAATAAAGAACAAGCTCTTGAAGAACTAAGAGAGTTAAAACAAAAAGGAGTTAGACTTATAGTAGATGACTTACCAACTACTCAAATAGAGTTAGATGAAAAGAATCAGCTTATAATTGAGATGATTAACAATATTCTAATTGAAGTCTATACTACTCTAGCAGAAGAAGAGCTAAAAAGAACTAAGATTAGACAAAGACAAGGTATTGATTCTATGCCAGTTAATGAGAATGGAAAAAAATATTCTAAAAAAACTGGAAGAGAAGTAGGTAGGCCAAATAAACAAGAAAATCTTACTACTGAACAAGAAAGATATATCAAAGCTTGGATAAATAAAAGTATAAAATTATCTGATTGTATCAAATTTAGTGGACTTAGTGAAGCTACTCTTTATAGAATAAAATCAAAGCTAACTTCAAAATAATTAACTCTAAAAAGAATATAAATTATTAAAAATTCACTTAAAATGGTTAAATTCTAAAGGAAAAAACTATATATTAAAATAGTATATATATTAGAAAGTTAACTTATAATCAACAAAAAAAATACTAAAATTTATATTTTTAAGTCAAAGTATAAGTCATCTAAAGTTTTGGAAGGGGGGTTAAAAAGGATTTTACAAGGTCAAATTTTAGAAATCTAAGTCTTAAAACTTTAATTTTTTTTAGAAAGTAAAGAAAAAGTATGAAATTTTTTCTGTAAATTTATACTTTCTATGATAAAAAATTTTAAATTAAATATTATATTAATTAATAAAATATAAGTTATATTTTTAATGTCAAGGACACTTCTTTGAATGGAAGTGTCCTTTCATATTTATTTTCTTCTTTTATTCCGAAAACCTATCCTCATACATTATTTAAAATTTTATCATAGAAAATTATTAAAAAGAATTATTAAATTAATTTAAAAGTCTTAACTTTTTATTAAATCTGAATAATTACTTAAGAAATTACATAATTTTAAAATTTTCTTAGCTAATTTATTTAAGTAGTTATATAGTATCTAATATTTCTCTACCAATATCAGTTCTAAAATACTCTTTATATATTTCTATTCCCTCTTTATTTTTCTCAAATATATTTATAATCAAATCAGCTTCTATTAATATTTGATGAGAGAGATTATTCAAATCTAAATAATTATGATGATTTTCTATTAAAAAATATATCTCTTTTTCCTCTTCAAAAGATATCTCATATTTTTTAGAGAGGTCTGCTAAAATCATTTTTACTTCAATAAGTTGATTTTCTAAAGAAGGATTTACACTCTTATCCTTACAAGATTTAATTCCAATATCATGGAGAATAGCTGCTATCTCCAACAGCTCTAGGTCTTTTTTATCTAAGCCCAATTTTTCAGCAAAGAGCTTAGCTAGAGAGTGAACTTTTAAAATATGTTGAGTTCTTCTAATATGGCCATTTTCAAATTTCAAAGCTTCTATTAAAATTTCATTAACTCTACTCATTATTTACTACCTCAATTCTGAATATAAGTATTGTATCAGCATCTGGACAAGCAAATCTATAATCTCCACTTTTACTTTTTGGGATATCTCCTCCATAACGCAATATATCTATATATGGAAATCCAGAGTGAAAAGCCATAGGACAAAGTCTGCCTCTATCCTCGTCAAAATCAAAGATATCTCCTATTTTATGCCCTCTATGACACCCACATTTTCCCACTCTATCTACAATTGTCAATTTAATTTTTGGTTTTTTCATACAAATCTCCCCCATCTATTCTAATAAGTTTAATAAATAGTTAAATACCTCATCACTATCTTTTTTAAAACACTTCTCTCCTAAATAATCAAAATCACTGTATATCCCTATCCGATTTAGAGGGTTGGATACAGGAGTTTCTGAGACTCCCTTTCTCAGTAATTCTATTTTAGGAAGAGAGCTATTTTTACAACCTTCAATAATTACTATATCCATATCTGACATAACTTTAATCATATCTTCAAGGGATTTTTCATCTCTTTCTACTAAAAGCCATTTATTTTTAGAAAAAACAATACTTTTTTTTGCTCCACTATTAAAATGTTGGAAATTATCTTCCAAATAATTTGTAGTCTCAAAATCATGTCCATCATGTTTAATAGTTCCAACTTTAAAGTTATGTGCTGTAAAAAACTTTACAAGCTTATTTAAAAAAGTAGTTTTACCAGTGTTTTTATATCCACAAATCTGTAAAATAAAAGGTTTTATAACTCCCATATTACTACCTCATCTCCACTTTTTACTCCATTACTTCCACTAGGAATCTCAACTAATACATTACAACCTCTCATACTTGCAAGAGCATAGGAGCTATGAAGACCATCAGGTATCTCTATTTTGCCATTACAAAACTTTCCTCTTACAAATCTTCTTTTATCTCCACCTTTAGAAAAATCAGATAGAAGAACTCCACTATTTCTCTTTAAAGGGAGTAAAGAGTCTTTTTGTAAAAATCCCAATAGAGTTCTTCCTAAAATTTCAAAAGTTACACAAGCAGCAAATGGATTTCCAGAAAGAGATAGAATAGGACAACTATCTATTAGAGAAAATAAAGCAGGAGTTCCAGGCTTTAAATTCACTCTCCAAAATATCTTTTCTCCACCAGCTAAATCAATAGCTTCATGGAATATATCCTTTTCTCCAACAGATACTCCACCAGTAGTAATTATTACATCTACCTTAGAGGCTAGCTCTTTTAATCTTTGAGATACTTTTAGAGTACTATCTTCAAGATATTCAAATATATCCACCTCATATCCTAACTCTTTTAATCTTTGTGTAAAAAGCATTCCATTGCTATCAAAGATTTTTCCCTCTTTTAAAGATTCCCAAGGATTAGAAATCTCATCTCCAGTGATAATGAGAGCTATTTTAATTTTTTTATAGACTTGAATTTCAGTAACACCAATACTAGAGAGGAGAGCAAGGTTTATATAGTCAAGTTTTTCCCCTTTTTTTAGTAGTAATTCTCCCCTTTGAAAATCTTCTCCTAAGAAACAGATATTATCTCCTTTTTTTCCATATTTTTGCATAATAACTTCCTTTCCTTGAAAAGAACAGTACTCTTGTGGAATTACAATATCACAATCAGGTGGAAGTTTAGCCCCTGTCATTATTCTGTGTATTTCATTTGAGCCTAGTGAGATAGAGCAGTTATCTCCAGCATAAACAGTAGATTTTATTGTAAACTTAAAATTTTCTTTTAAATTTTCAGAGTTTAAAGTTACTCCGTCCATAGCACTCTTTGAAAAGGGAGGTTGATTTATAGGAGAAAATATATCTTCTGCCAATATATATCCCAGCCCCTTAGATATACTAATTTTTTCTATTCCTATATCTTTTACAGAACTCTCAAAAATTTTAAAAGCCTCTTCTATCTCAATGTTTTTTTTCATTTTTTCCTCACTTTATATATTTTTCATAATCTTCAAAGGTATTTATATTGATAAAATAGTTCTTAGATATTTCCAAATCCTTCATTGAAAGTTTCAAACAGTTTTTATTTTCAAAGATATCTTTAAGTTTATAATTTTTTTTCTCTCTCATTTTTTTCAAAATAGAAAGTAATTTTTTTGTGTATATAGCACCAAGTGGATATGTTAAATTGTTTTCATCATAGAGGATAATCCCTGAATAATTTTTTAAATGCTCTAAAAGTTTAAGAAAAATCTTTCTAGTAATAAAGGGCATATCACACCCAATTATAAAGAGAGTTTCCTCACTGCATCTATCTAAAGCATTAAAAATAGCTTCA
This region includes:
- the mobB gene encoding molybdopterin-guanine dinucleotide biosynthesis protein B; translated protein: MGVIKPFILQICGYKNTGKTTFLNKLVKFFTAHNFKVGTIKHDGHDFETTNYLEDNFQHFNSGAKKSIVFSKNKWLLVERDEKSLEDMIKVMSDMDIVIIEGCKNSSLPKIELLRKGVSETPVSNPLNRIGIYSDFDYLGEKCFKKDSDEVFNYLLNLLE
- a CDS encoding recombinase family protein, producing the protein MRKYLYIRVSTKEQNEDRQLALKNKYNLRNSDVFIDKATGKNFDRPAYQSLKEELQKGDTLIIMSLDRLGRNKEQALEELRELKQKGVRLIVDDLPTTQIELDEKNQLIIEMINNILIEVYTTLAEEELKRTKIRQRQGIDSMPVNENGKKYSKKTGREVGRPNKQENLTTEQERYIKAWINKSIKLSDCIKFSGLSEATLYRIKSKLTSK
- a CDS encoding molybdopterin molybdotransferase MoeA — translated: MKKNIEIEEAFKIFESSVKDIGIEKISISKGLGYILAEDIFSPINQPPFSKSAMDGVTLNSENLKENFKFTIKSTVYAGDNCSISLGSNEIHRIMTGAKLPPDCDIVIPQEYCSFQGKEVIMQKYGKKGDNICFLGEDFQRGELLLKKGEKLDYINLALLSSIGVTEIQVYKKIKIALIITGDEISNPWESLKEGKIFDSNGMLFTQRLKELGYEVDIFEYLEDSTLKVSQRLKELASKVDVIITTGGVSVGEKDIFHEAIDLAGGEKIFWRVNLKPGTPALFSLIDSCPILSLSGNPFAACVTFEILGRTLLGFLQKDSLLPLKRNSGVLLSDFSKGGDKRRFVRGKFCNGKIEIPDGLHSSYALASMRGCNVLVEIPSGSNGVKSGDEVVIWEL
- a CDS encoding AAA family ATPase — encoded protein: MLNQKKLGLGVEDFKEIITSDYYYIDKTKFVEDILLDGAKIKLFCRPRRFGKTLNMSTLKYFFDIENKDENRKLFNGLYIENSPMMCEQGKYPVIFITMKGIDSSNWNGAIKNIRDKIFKLYSEYDGKINHILTDNENKVFNKFAGKESDEEELKTSLSFLTSLLYRYHNQKVIILMDEYDSPIISAYENGYYNEAVNFFKGFYGDVLKTNEYLHMGVLTGIVRVAQAGIFSDLNNIENYTILNRKYSQYFGLLEDEVEKALQDYDISYKLEEVKSWYNGYRFGDSEVYNPLSILKFLSNQELGAYWINTSGNAVIKELLKNSDKMVFDTLNNLFNGKETVVYISQSIALGNNLSPDDLWELLLFSGYLTVREKIDMNTYFVGIPNNEIMTFFKNLFVDIIFNGLGTISRLKVALLTKNLEEIISCLENLVLNAMSTYDTDKRYENPYQNLLAGFLHGLEGTYFSIPNFESGYGRPDIILKPVAKNKPAYILELKRLKDRSVEKELDEALNQIKLNRYDTLLKREGINDITNIALVFDGKRVYHKIEK
- a CDS encoding TIGR04076 family protein, with product MKKPKIKLTIVDRVGKCGCHRGHKIGDIFDFDEDRGRLCPMAFHSGFPYIDILRYGGDIPKSKSGDYRFACPDADTILIFRIEVVNNE
- a CDS encoding molybdenum cofactor guanylyltransferase, with amino-acid sequence MSRGVLILAGGKGSRMGYCQKGELLYNNSTFLDIIIKNFRDEKIYISTKKEYCTDREVQYIYDINIEYTPFEAIFNALDRCSEETLFIIGCDMPFITRKIFLKLLEHLKNYSGIILYDENNLTYPLGAIYTKKLLSILKKMREKKNYKLKDIFENKNCLKLSMKDLEISKNYFININTFEDYEKYIK
- a CDS encoding HD domain-containing protein; its protein translation is MSRVNEILIEALKFENGHIRRTQHILKVHSLAKLFAEKLGLDKKDLELLEIAAILHDIGIKSCKDKSVNPSLENQLIEVKMILADLSKKYEISFEEEKEIYFLIENHHNYLDLNNLSHQILIEADLIINIFEKNKEGIEIYKEYFRTDIGREILDTI